A stretch of Armatimonadota bacterium DNA encodes these proteins:
- the csaB gene encoding polysaccharide pyruvyl transferase CsaB, with amino-acid sequence MVLVCGYYGFGNWGDEASLEAVVRAFGSDRCTVATADPLRSRHPHSVARYPSVQFGQALEKATSLVLGGGSLLQDATSLRSLVYYVSLIRAGQRKTKRVGLVLQGLGPFRRRISRAMVRWALRDVGHLSVRDEASLALLKSIGVRQEAILGSDATFALEMPSEQKTNIAILSPRPWPATDPASAFTKLAVKMKADGLEPCLIAMQANEDLPLCRQIAQESGCAVLGPFETLQELLRAFAQASAVVAMRLHAGIFAAKAGTAPLLIAYDPKVSALQSMLGLEGRLSMNGFAPDSLIDAWQAHWAQQTRLNERLIVSAASAEQRALAALEKAKSFVGI; translated from the coding sequence ATGGTTCTGGTCTGCGGTTACTACGGCTTTGGCAATTGGGGCGACGAGGCATCGTTAGAGGCGGTAGTGAGGGCGTTCGGATCGGATCGATGCACCGTCGCTACTGCCGACCCTTTGCGATCCAGGCATCCCCATAGCGTTGCTCGATACCCTTCAGTTCAGTTTGGCCAAGCGCTTGAGAAAGCAACCTCGCTAGTATTGGGCGGGGGGAGCCTGCTACAAGACGCGACCAGCTTGCGATCGCTGGTCTACTATGTTTCGCTTATCCGCGCAGGACAAAGGAAGACGAAGCGGGTCGGGTTGGTGTTACAGGGCTTAGGTCCGTTTAGACGGAGAATCAGCCGAGCCATGGTTCGTTGGGCATTGCGAGACGTTGGGCACCTCTCGGTGAGGGACGAAGCGTCATTGGCTTTGCTCAAATCGATCGGCGTTCGGCAAGAAGCGATCTTAGGTTCGGACGCGACGTTTGCCTTAGAGATGCCAAGCGAGCAAAAGACCAACATCGCGATCCTATCGCCTCGACCGTGGCCCGCTACAGACCCGGCGTCGGCTTTCACAAAGCTGGCGGTTAAAATGAAGGCCGACGGTCTGGAACCCTGCCTGATAGCCATGCAAGCGAACGAGGACTTGCCTCTTTGTCGTCAGATAGCCCAAGAATCGGGTTGCGCCGTCCTTGGGCCGTTTGAAACCTTGCAAGAGCTGCTAAGAGCCTTTGCGCAGGCGTCGGCCGTGGTCGCGATGAGGCTGCACGCGGGCATCTTTGCGGCGAAAGCCGGCACTGCCCCGCTCCTGATCGCCTATGATCCAAAGGTCTCGGCGCTCCAATCGATGTTAGGACTGGAGGGCAGGCTCAGCATGAACGGCTTCGCCCCAGACAGTCTCATCGATGCGTGGCAGGCGCATTGGGCGCAACAAACCAGGCTCAATGAGCGTCTAATAGTCAGCGCTGCCAGCGCCGAACAGCGAGCGCTGGCCGCCCTGGAGAAAGCGAAGAGTTTCGTCGGAATATGA
- a CDS encoding NADH-quinone oxidoreductase subunit N: MPEVTFPLPDIDLISLRPLIIVLGTALVLLIAELFMPKSRNQWLAGLGIFGLLAAGLSQVTIWDVSIRSFGGMMVTDQFSAMLNLILIGATILAFLFADDYLTAKNIHLGEFYPMMLFATAGAMVMVSSTDLIIIFLGLEILSIALYVLTGFARSEVRSEEAALKYFLLGAFASAFFLYGIAMIFGATGGADLTNIASSWTENEGGRSLLIAGMALLLVGLAFKTALVPFHMWTPDVYQGAPTVVTAYMSAVSKAAAVAVLVRTLGQMYPMKEIWEPALTVIAIASMTLGNLAAIVQRDAKRMLAYSSIAHAGYLMVGMISGNVEGLTGIVYYLVAYSLMSIGAFAVLTLMARAGDDTSLDGLKGLWHRQPVAAAAMLVMLFSLTGIPPSAGFFGKWHLLIGAVQANYIWLAVVLVINSVIGAGYYLNLIRSIYIDSPAEEGAKPWAIPAGLGLCILICAVGLIVFGITPYLADASRHAVERMALDWYAMR, from the coding sequence ATGCCTGAGGTTACCTTCCCTCTACCCGATATCGACTTGATCTCGCTCAGGCCGCTCATTATTGTGCTGGGCACGGCGCTCGTGCTACTGATCGCCGAGCTGTTCATGCCCAAGTCGCGCAATCAGTGGCTGGCGGGGCTGGGCATTTTCGGTCTGTTGGCGGCCGGCTTGAGCCAAGTTACGATCTGGGACGTCAGCATCCGTTCGTTTGGCGGAATGATGGTAACCGATCAATTTTCGGCGATGCTGAACTTGATCCTTATCGGCGCGACGATCTTGGCCTTTCTCTTTGCCGACGATTATTTGACCGCGAAGAACATCCATCTGGGCGAGTTTTATCCCATGATGCTCTTTGCAACGGCCGGAGCGATGGTAATGGTCTCATCGACCGACCTGATCATCATCTTCTTGGGTCTGGAGATTCTCTCTATCGCGCTCTACGTTCTGACCGGGTTCGCGCGTTCTGAGGTGCGATCTGAGGAAGCGGCGCTCAAGTATTTTCTGTTGGGCGCGTTCGCGTCGGCCTTCTTCCTCTATGGAATCGCGATGATCTTTGGCGCGACGGGCGGGGCCGATCTGACCAACATCGCTAGCTCGTGGACGGAGAACGAGGGTGGCCGAAGCCTGCTGATCGCAGGGATGGCGCTGTTGCTGGTCGGCTTAGCGTTCAAGACGGCGCTTGTGCCGTTCCATATGTGGACGCCGGACGTTTACCAAGGCGCGCCGACCGTTGTAACGGCCTATATGTCGGCTGTTTCGAAGGCTGCCGCTGTCGCGGTGCTCGTTCGCACACTTGGCCAGATGTATCCGATGAAGGAGATTTGGGAACCGGCGTTGACCGTTATCGCGATCGCTTCCATGACGCTCGGCAATTTGGCGGCCATCGTGCAGCGGGATGCGAAGCGGATGTTGGCTTACTCCAGCATTGCGCACGCGGGGTACTTGATGGTCGGCATGATCAGCGGCAACGTAGAGGGCCTGACCGGGATTGTCTACTATCTGGTCGCCTATTCGCTGATGTCGATCGGCGCCTTTGCCGTGCTGACGCTGATGGCGCGAGCGGGCGACGACACCTCGCTGGACGGCTTGAAGGGTCTATGGCATCGTCAGCCAGTTGCCGCTGCCGCGATGCTGGTCATGCTCTTTTCCTTAACGGGCATACCGCCCAGCGCAGGGTTCTTTGGCAAGTGGCATCTGTTGATCGGCGCCGTCCAGGCTAACTACATCTGGTTGGCGGTGGTCTTGGTCATCAATAGCGTGATCGGCGCGGGCTACTACCTTAATCTCATTCGCTCGATCTACATCGATTCGCCTGCGGAAGAGGGCGCGAAGCCCTGGGCGATCCCTGCCGGCCTCGGTCTATGCATTCTTATCTGCGCGGTTGGTTTGATCGTTTTTGGCATCACGCCCTATCTGGCCGATGCCAGCCGCCACGCCGTCGAACGGATGGCGCTGGACTGGTACGCCATGCGCTGA